A single genomic interval of Coccidioides posadasii str. Silveira chromosome 1, complete sequence harbors:
- a CDS encoding uncharacterized protein (SECRETED:SignalP(1-20)~EggNog:ENOG410PKSP~COG:C) translates to MHWLPIKVASALALWATSSAARVVHELVDRSPVDGSCPQGLGWVDDVEKDLVKKLSGAAHIYLPGSGEFEAASTRWSVLETPRVNVVVVPGTANDVAETVKFANKKRVPFLAYNTAHGALTTLGRMDCGIEIFMKQLSGVKIAKNGQTAKIGGGTLSKLVTDTLWAAGKQTVTGACECVSYLGPALGGGHGWLQGHHGLIADQLVSMDVVLANGSLRTINPKSDLWWGMKGAGQNFGIVTSATAKIFDIEHRDWAIETLTFRGDKVEAIYQATNEHLLREGKRRADVTNWSYWLNIPTVDPNKPVIVFYIIQEGVKAVDPEITEPFRKLGPLAIERLVGTYRDLARWTGIAITSPPCQKAGLANPRFPIYLESYNVAAQKKAYELFASEAHSGTPFFNSIFMFEGYSVRKVQSIDSSSSAFAYRGDSILAAPLLSYERVGAERDEKAATLGTRLREIIHEGTGRNELHAYVNYAFGDETPQQWFGAQEWRQSRLRKLKQKYDPQGKFSFYGPIA, encoded by the exons ATGCACTGGCTTCCGATAAAAGTCGCCTCGGCCCTGGCCCTGTGGGCGACAAGCTCAGCAGCTCGTGTCGTACATGAGCTTGTTGACCGCAGCCCTGTTGATGGTAGCTGTCCACAAGGACTGGGCTGGGTTGACGACGTGGAAAAGGACCTTGTGAAGAAGCTGTCGGGCGCCGCTCACATATACCTCCCAGGTTCTGGCGAGTTCGAAGCCGCATCAACACGATGGTCGGTGCTGGAGACTCCCAGAGTGAACGTCGTCGTGGTTCCCGGCACGGCAAATGACGTTGCTGAAACG GTGAAATTTGCAAACAAGAAGCGAGTGCCTTTCCTGGCGTACAACACAGCGCATGGCGCGCTCACGACGCTGGGGAGGATGGATTGTGGCATTGAGATTTTTATGAAGCAGCTGAGCGGTGTCAAAATTGCCAAAAATGGGCAAACAGCCAAGATAGGCGGTGGAACGTTGTCCAAGCTGGTCACTGACACGCTTTGGGCGGCTGGAAAGCAAACTG TGACTGGAGCATGCGAATGTGTTAGCTACCTTGGACCCGCACTGGGAGGTGGCCACGGCTGGCTCCAGGGACACCACGGGCTTATAGCTGACCAGCTCGTTTCGATGGATGTGGTGTTGGCCAACGGAAGTTTGAGAACAATCAACCCAAAATCCGATCTCTGGTGGGGGATGAAGGGCGCCGGCCAGAACTTCGGCATCGTCACCTCGGCCACCGCAAAGATCTTTGATATCGAGCACCGCGACTGGGCCATCGAGACGCTCACCTTCAGGGGCGACAAAGTCGAGGCCATCTACCAAGCAACCAACGAGCACCTCCTCCGGGAGGGCAAGAGACGAGCCGATGTGACCAACTGGTCATACTGGCTCAACATTCCTACGGTTGACCCGAACAAA CCCGTCATCGTGTTCTACATCATCCAGGAAGGCGTCAAGGCCGTGGACCCCGAGATCACAGAACCTTTCCGGAAGCTCGGACCGCTTGCCATTGAACGCCTGGTAGGAACGTACAGAGACCTCGCCAGGTGGACTGGCATCGCCATCACGTCTCCGCCGTGCCAAAAGGCCGGGCTTGCCAACCCGCGATTCCCCATCTACCTGGAATCGTACAATGTTGCAGCCCAGAAGAAGGCATACGAGCTGTTCGCGTCCGAGGCGCACAGCGGTACTCCGTTTTTCAACTCGATCTTCATGTTTGAGGGCTACTCGGTGAGAAAAGTGCAGTCGATCGACAGCTCCTCGTCGGCTTTTGCCTACCGGGGGGACAGCATCCTGGCGGCACCGCTCCTCAGCTACGAGCGTGTGGGCGCGGAACGCGACGAGAAGGCTGCGACGTTGGGAACGCGACTCCGTGAGATCATCCACGAGGGAACTGGGCGAAATGAGCTCCATGCGTACGTGAACTATGCGTTTGGAGACGAGACGCCGCAGCAGTGGTTCGGAGCACAGGAGTGGCGCCAGAGCCGTCTGCGAAAACTGAAGCAGAAGTACGATCCTCAGGGGAAGTTTAGCTTTTATGGTCCGATTGCGTAA
- a CDS encoding uncharacterized protein (EggNog:ENOG410PHKC~COG:S~TransMembrane:7 (o27-47i59-79o119-140i152-178o198-221i233-255o275-295i)): protein MLARSPPPDPAAQAAAEEAFRKSTIEIWTLFAIGVSATVLRTSARVSAVGFRNLRPDDYLVWVGVILYACQSALGYSIGNSAKGLANNSLTDAERAALSINDPEYQFRVIGSKIQVAGWTVYSGLISVLKLSVLSFYIRLTEGLGRRYRIQIQIGFALVIGTFFGAIITIFTACRPFHRYWQIYPDPGNFCQAGVSKPIIWISFAANVLTDIYLILIPLPMLWRSRLRMIKKIASSIVLGAGVFVLVCATLKSVFVLVDPVNGPQLAGTWGVREAFVAVMTTNLPMIFPVIRSLLTPLFGKALASTQKKSYKSPAGVQTIGGGGGGSSYSRNRHRREPPDTLTTGLTLNGSEERIVECNIKMQELETFAAPASVSAELPSRGILVSNSVEVLHEDRRSSHNGEHRVERVREAW, encoded by the exons ATGTTGGCCAGGAGCCCACCGCCGGATCCAGCGGCGCAGGCTGCCGCTGAAGAGGCTTTCCGCAAGTCAACTATCGAGATATGGACGCTCTTTGCGATTGGAGTTTCCGCAACGGTTCTTAGGACTTCCGCCCGAGTGAGCGCTGTGGGTTTCAGGAATCTTCGTCCCGACGACTACCTGGTGTGGGTTGGCGTT ATACTCTACGCATGTCAATCGGCTCTCGGGTATAGCATAGGCAATTCTGCTAAGGGCCTCGCAAACAATAGCCTGACGGACGCTGAAAGGGCTGCACTGTCCATCAATGATCCAGAGTACCAATTCAG GGTGATTGGCTCCAAAATACAGGTAGCCGGATGGACGGTATATTCGGGCTTGATCTCGGTTCTTAAGTTGTCGGTGCTCTCGTTCTACATTCGACTTACG GAGGGCCTTGGCCGACGCTATCGTATTCAGATTCAAATCGGATTCGCTCTTGTAATCGGAACTTTTTTTGGCGCTATAATAACAATCTTCACAGCTTGCCGGCCATTCCACAGATACTGGCAGATTTACCCAGATCCTGGCA ACTTCTGTCAGGCTGGAGTGTCCAAGCCAATCATATGGATCTCATTTGCGGCAAATGTATTGACTGACATCTATTTGATATTAATCCCTCTTCCCATGCTTTGGAGATCTAGGTTGAGGATGATTAAGAAAATAGCGTCGAGTATTGTCCTCGGAGCTGGTGTGTTTGTTCTCGTCTGCGCGACTCTAAAGAGTGTTTTTGTCTTAGTC GACCCCGTCAATGGCCCCCAGCTTGCCGGCACATGGGGCGTCCGTGAAGCCTTCGTTGCAGTGATGACGACCAATCTCCCGATGATATTCCCCGTCATCCGGTCCTTGCTGACCCCGCTATTCGGCAAGGCCCTGGCATCGACTCAGAAGAAGTCCTACAAATCACCAGCCGGTGTCCAGACCAttggcggcggcggcggtggttCTTCCTACAGCCGGAATCGTCATCGCCGTGAACCTCCAGATACGCTCACCACCGGCTTAACACTCAACGGGAGTGAGGAACGAATCGTGGAATGCAACATTAAGATGCAGGAGTTAGAGACGTTTGCGGCGCCGGCGTCTGTGTCTGCTGAACTCCCTTCGAGGGGCATCTTGGTCTCCAACTCAGTTGAGGTCCTGCACGAGGACAGAAGAAGCAGCCACAACGGCGAACATCGTGTGGAGCGTGTCCGTGAAGCTTGGTGA
- a CDS encoding uncharacterized protein (EggNog:ENOG410PN7B~COG:T~BUSCO:16027at33183) — protein sequence MGSNTEQSPDRELSVLFVCLGNICRSPMAEAVFKHHILDLPTTSSLKFKTIDSAGTGAYHVHSPPDPRTMSTLQRHNITKYRHAARKVNKADFKEFDYIFAMDDSNLYDLQELQEKVVRDNEKKGAAADGLAELRLFGDFNRDGSVCEKVGGGKSVPDPYYGGNDGFEDVFHQVVGHTEGFLKYLEKKTEAN from the exons ATGGGTTCCAACACTGAGCAGTCTCCCGACAGAGAACTTTCCGTTCTCTTCGTCTGCCTGGGGAACATCT GCCGTTCTCCAATGGCCGAAGCTGTTTTCAAACACCACATCTTGGACCTCCCCACTACATCGTCCCTGAAATTTAAAACCATCGACTCCGCAGGCACGGGCGCATATCATGTCCACTCACCACCGGACCCACGTACGATGTCTACACTACAGCGACACAACATCACCAAGTACCGCCACGCGGCTCGTAAGGTTAATAAAGCGGATTTCAAAGAGTTCGACTACATTTTCGCCATGGACGATTCCAATCTCTACGACCTGCAAGAGCTGCAGGAGAAGGTGGTAAGGGACAACGAGAAGAAGGGAGCAGCAGCAGACGGCCTGGCGGAGTTGAGGCTGTTCGGCGACTTTAATCGCGACGGGAGTGTCTGCGAGAAGGTGGGTGGCGGGAAGAGTGTGCCAGACCCGTATTATGGCGGGAATGATGGATTCGAGGACGTTTTCCACCAGGTGGTGGGACATACGGAAGGGTTCTTAAAGTATTTGGAAAAGAAGACAGAGGCTAACTGA
- a CDS encoding uncharacterized protein (EggNog:ENOG410PIYJ~COG:H), whose product MALTKEQRDFLDSALRVNQAGELAATLIYTAQSPPVVRSHPHLRPLMKHMYDQEAGHFDTFNKLIAKHRVRPTVMYPIWEGVSTFLGWSTGIMGREAAMACTEAVETEIGTHYNDQIRVILEWFADAEQRGEEIDGELKELVSTLKRIRDEELEHLDHAVENDAKEAKPYDPLVNVIRLGCRAAIKISEKI is encoded by the coding sequence ATGGCCCTGACGAAAGAACAGCGTGACTTTCTCGACAGCGCCCTCAGAGTCAACCAGGCTGGGGAGCTTGCGGCCACTCTGATCTACACCGCCCAGTCGCCCCCCGTGGTCCGCTCACACCCACACCTTCGACCGCTTATGAAGCACATGTATGACCAGGAGGCCGGTCACTTTGACACCTTCAACAAGCTGATAGCGAAGCATCGAGTTCGACCCACGGTCATGTACCCCATCTGGGAGGGTGTGTCGACGTTCTTGGGCTGGTCTACCGGGATAATGGGGCGAGAGGCCGCAATGGCATGCACGGAGGCTGTAGAGACCGAGATCGGGACCCATTATAATGATCAGATCCGGGTGATTCTGGAATGGTTTGCCGATGCCGAGCagagaggagaagaaatTGATGGTGAATTGAAAGAACTGGTCTCTAcgctgaagaggatccggGATGAGGAATTGGAGCATCTGGATCATGCTGTCGAGAACGATGCGAAAGAGGCTAAACCGTACGATCCATTGGTCAACGTCATTCGTCTGGGCTGCAGGGCTGCAATCAAGATCAGCGAGAAGATATGA
- a CDS encoding uncharacterized protein (BUSCO:360800at4751~EggNog:ENOG410PK0X~COG:K~BUSCO:7352at33183), whose amino-acid sequence MADLDAELLALAGGDDSSDEETSMPAQSKELSPPPSPSSKEKQPEDEDEEMARKGVARPVKRRKRARIEEEEEEGELSSSTPRSRKSLNSASMSESESEGSPPDEDNQGPIFSYEKLFYSAKDKEEIMAMPEIQREELLSERAQLVDRHNQDIALRRLLAMREREEAKVAEKRKRKASDAEGQRKSARQKTTLGGRKVGETSDAIEAYKRQREQKGKRDEQRRRDASSRKKDGRSRSVEGSDVDAHGESEVEWDEGAARRSTSPTKDDPPADFRDFERARVSRSNFAQYCFYPNFEKLITGCYTRINVGPHPDTGELVYRLCLITDFTEGRPYAIEGPNGRKFVTKQYAVLEHGKSKKEFPYIFCSDSPFTESEFNRYRQTMVVEGFKMPTKSVLNKKIDDIHFLINYRLSKEELEEKLKRQGTHDNKMAVFQRLQLQKRRQEAVATGDEAAIAECDAEIARLSGPKLAFGTSLVEPRSTEKTQQERLAELNRRNQKLNAENVRKAQLEERRAARLQQAAVARGEALPDRFARVKTRARTHYDASGNRLLPKKQESGEVSGSVTPLTTGANTPNKATPPPGVNHANVTKETKPQTGIPKLRYAPNADEILAASLDFEIDIEI is encoded by the exons ATGGCAGACTTAGACGCCGAGCTCCTTGCCCTGGCAGGGGGTGATGATTCATCAGATGAGGAAACTTCCATGCCTGCTCAGTCAAAGGAGCTCTCTCCTCCCCCTTCTCCCTcctccaaagaaaagcaaccTGAGGATGAAGACGAGGAGATGGCGCGCAAAGGTGTTGCAAGGCCTGTCAAGCGAAGAAAAAGAGCGAGGattgaggaggaagaggaggaaggcGAACT GTCCTCTTCTACTCCTCGCTCCCGCAAGTCCCTGAACTCTGCATCCATGTCCGAATCCGAATCTGAGGGATCGCCTCCCGATGAAGATAATCAAGGCCCGATCTTTTCCTACGAAAAGCTGTTCTACTCCGCCAAAGACAAAGAAGAGATTATGGCCATGCCGGAGATTCAGCGTGAAGAGTTGCTTTCCGAAAGAGCTCAGCTCGTTGATCGCCACAACCAAGATATCGCGCTTCGTCGCCTCCTCGCCATGCGTGAACGGGAGGAAGCTAAGGTCGCTGAGAAGAGAAAGCGTAAGGCTTCCGATGCTGAAGGCCAGCGCAAGAGCGCTCGCCAGAAGACCACTCTAGGCGGTCGTAAGGTCGGCGAAACATCCGATGCCATCGAAGCCTATAAACGTCAGCGGGAGCAGAAGGGAAAACGTGATGAGCAGCGCCGTCGTGATGCTAGTAGTAGGAAGAAGGACGGACGTTCTCGCTCCGTGGAAGGCTCTGACGTTGACGCTCATGGTGAAAGCGAAGTCGAATGGGATGAGGGAGCTGCTCGCCGTTCTACCTCACCAACCAAGGACGATCCTCCGGCTGACTTCCGAGACTTCGAGCGTGCACGAGTTAGCCGTAGCAACTTTGCCCAATATTGCTTCTACCCAAATTTTGAGAAGCTTATCACTGGCTGCTACACTCGTATCAACGTCGGCCCACATCCAGATACTGGCGAACTTGTTTACCGCCTTTGTCTCATCACTG ATTTCACTGAAGGTAGACCATATGCTATTGAAGGTCCAAACGGGAGGAAGTTTGTCACTAAGCAGTACGCTGTGCTTGAGCATGGAAAGTCGAAGAAGGAGTTTCCATATATTTTTTGCTCTGACTCTCCATTTACTGAG TCGGAGTTCAACCGCTATCGTCAGACCATGGTCGTGGAAGGCTTCAAGATGCCCACCAAGTCAGTCTTGAACAAGAAGATTGATGATATTCACTTCCTTATCAACTATCGCCTTTCGAAGGAGGAACTCGAGGAAAAGCTAAAACGCCAAGGCACTCACGACAACAAAATGGCAGTCTTTCAGCGTCTTCAGCTGCAAAAGCGCCGTCAGGAAGCAGTTGCAACCGGTgatgaagctgctattgCTGAATGTGATGCAGAAATCGCCCGCTTGTCCGGTCCAAAACTGGCGTTTGGAACTTCCCTCGTGGAGCCTAGGTCTACCGAAAAGACACAGCAAGAACGATTGGCCGAACTCAACCGTCGAAACCAAAAGCTAAATGCCGAAAATGTGCGCAAAGCTCAGCTTGAGGAGAGACGAGCTGCTCGACTGCAGCAGGCAGCTGTTGCCCGTGGAGAAGCCCTTCCTGACCGGTTTGCCCGCGTCAAGACCCGAGCTCGAACCCACTACGATGCAAGTGGCAACCGTCTTTTGCCCAAGAAACAAGAATCTGGAGAAGTTAGCGGGTCTGTCACTCCACTGACAACTGGCGCCAATACTCCCAACAAGGCTACACCTCCTCCTGGTGTCAACCACGCCAATGTTACTAAGGAGACCAAGCCGCAGACTGGGATCCCGAAACTCCGTTACGCTCCCAATGCCGATGAAATCCTTGCTGCTTCCCTGGACTTTGAGATTGACATCGAAATCTAA
- a CDS encoding uncharacterized protein (EggNog:ENOG410PM0Z~COG:D~BUSCO:1387at33183), which translates to MSSPSTPRSSASRQHSTAHDGGSPDILTPGRKIKALLAEFDSDSASENEGIASNSREKLDLLSLEKSPSAKKNSINVRNWAEEEDEDEDEDDIPVAPRGRLAARLQAAPGSGVIPVGSLVNDSPKRGNVSDSSQSSSGDIRPAARRSRPLRRNSDIIRDDQSNRASSPLFVPQDSPIKRIGSLVHETSGSESEVVKPYHQSRLQALVAQKRKEREEKERLEAEKQAERMQRLADARVQFTSDLEDAVEDDDDDESSRRLTQQSRPTRKASKKALLEMSRETQRMSRNMQLAHQATTKKTFPLNSFIERFNQKCNVYQSSPNPDSALESRSSAIASSVNHSDNDNVEQDKHSTPPTSPLPHVHEGKEDAKAADPVAMCAEEDMPARNPERELSVELEALDPGVTAPISKNRASNPKENISSSSTKQPPSSRQIRVQLSRQDVAENQKNDSDSELEIVTSPAKARKLALFENFSAKSSISSDSLRKLKLLARLTSPKKNRMLTRAEHEEWLLRQARKQAAQEREEKIAALRAKGIVIQTAEEKARLEDDVENLMEKAREEAEEIARKEKAARKKEAHAQDMELDDSEDAEYEDDEEEGEEDSEDKNDEGELEREDELADEDELGDGNPTRDGRLMDDQATEADESEGEPSQEESENEKPMEISRPKRRPKFVVSDDEDDDQPAVVTQTPMKPVIPGLEQQRTPLIRLSQAFAATLADNREDDNEQDSLAVLRKIPEFDMQVGELLEADSQGIIHESQGQTSGTLDLLADFTQNDVRVAESPAAKTMSEYSQIPEPSQDVGFVMSPFDQQKRFLTQPKSTIDTVLVSKDDSPIAKMGGKRLRRGALHQMSDAEDSFLVRPSAFDIMRKAARKPVTPFDKKASKAKEVVDEAAEESEDEYAGLGGASDDDSGEEDELDLTMINDNSGEIVDEQELAALNADHARQRDEGDVNKLLRDITTGALRRKRGMGDELDLSDSDDERIAARRRAKQREFAKMRKALLADENINKIAEDPKKQAFLKSIEDRDMDDMFDFLRDEYGESNSDTGALIGEGLDDSQSKSEEGMQDGRKRPLNAAGPDSLNRPPAKLRRTSRPGKKKPSTLAEIRAQLSSLIGESGLHDAVEVIPDSQPDIPLDDEVSFTNKEDSYDRPEAFRSTNPRRRGRVVDRLSLRRAASSNAALSAIAGPGPGSGSGSSSSSKVAFHSSTTVPEFKRPPPLLLRRTTTNSSSSSSSSSRPGGAVTPASIAVVKSDGSGASGATVSKKGAVNYYAAAREKEREFQLKKNLIRESVASKKAMEDHRARREKGLVGLLGGASWE; encoded by the exons ATGTCGAGCCCATCGACACCGCGTTCCAGCGCGTCGCGCCAGCATAGCACGGCTCATGACGGAGGTTCGCCCGACATTTTAACGCCTGGAAGAAAGATCAAAGCTTTACTTGCGGAGTTTGATAGCGATTCAGCTTCTGAGAATGAGGGCATTGCTAGCAATTCCCGAGAGAAGTTGGACCTCTTATCGCTAGAGAAAAGCCCCAGTGCAAAGAAGAATTCGATCAATGTCAGAAATTGGGccgaggaggaagatgaagatgaagatgaagacgaTATTCCGGTTGCGCCGAGAGGAAGATTGGCTGCGAGATTACAAGCAGCTCCAGGATCCGGTGTAATCCCAGTGGGGAGCCTTGTGAACGACAGTCCTAAGCGAGGAAATGTCTCGGACAGTTCTCAGTCCTCCTCGGGAGATATCCGTCCTGCTGCACGGAGGAGTCGACCTTTGAGACGAAACTCCGATATCATTCGAGATGATCAGTCAAATCGCGCTTCGTCGCCACTATTCGTGCCCCAGGACTCTCCCATAAAGCGTATTGGCAGCCTCGTGCATGAGACCAGTGGCTCCGAAAGCGAGGTTGTCAAACCGTACCATCAGTCCCGTCTACAGGCCCTTGTTGCCCAAAAGCGAAAGGAAAGGGAGGAAAAAGAGCGGCTGGAAGCGGAGAAACAAGCTGAGCGGATGCAAAGACTCGCAGATGCAAGAGTGCAATTCACATCCGACCTGGAAGATGCCgtagaagatgatgatgacgacgaaTCGTCTCGCAGACTAACGCAGCAATCGCGCCCTACGCGGAAGGCAAGCAAGAAGGCTCTGCTGGAAATGAGCCGCGAAACACAACGGATGAGTAGAAATATGCAACTGGCGCATCAGGCGACTACAAAAAAGACGTTTCCATTGAACAGTTTCATCGAGCGATTTAATCAAAAGTGCAACGTTTATCAATCGTCCCCCAACCCTGATTCGGCTTTAGAGTCGAGAAGTTCGGCGATCGCAAGCTCCGTCAACCATTCCGACAACGATAATGTCGAACAAGACAAGCATTCTACTCCCCCCACATCACCCTTGCCACATGTGCATGAAGGCAAAGAGGATGCTAAAGCTGCTGATCCAGTCGCTATGTGTGCCGAAGAGGACATGCCTGCAAGAAATCCAGAGAGAGAATTATCTGTTGAACTTGAGGCCCTCGATCCAGGGGTTACTGCTCCTATTTCCAAAAACCGTGCTAGTAACCCCAAAGAAAATATCTCATCATCGTCTACAAAGCAACCCCCGAGTTCACGCCAGATTCGGGTCCAGCTTTCGAGGCAAGATGTCGCtgaaaatcagaagaacGACTCTGATTCGGAGCTCGAGATAGTAACGTCGCCCGCAAAGGCGCGCAAGTTAGCTCTATTTGAAAATTTCTCCGCAAAATCTTCTATATCGTCCGACTCGCTACGAAAACTGAAGCTATTGGCGCGATTAACCTCTCCCAAGAAGAATAGAATGTTGACCCGTGCCGAGCACGAGGAATGGCTACTACGACAGGCAAGAAAACAAGCTGCTCaggaaagagaggagaaaaTTGCTGCGCTGCGAGCAAAGGGCATTGTCATACAAACTGCAGAGGAGAAGGCACGTCTAGAGGACGACGTTGAAAACCTTATGGAGAAAGCCAGGGAAGAGGCTGAAGAAATCGCGCGCAAAGAAAAGGCCGCAAGAAAAAAGGAGGCTCACGCACAGGATATGGAGCTTGACGATAGTGAGGATGCCGAGTATGAagacgatgaagaagaaggcgAAGAGGATTCAGAGGATAAAAATGACGAAGGGGAACttgagagagaagatgagCTCGCCGATGAAGATGAGCTAGGGGATGGAAATCCGACACGAGATGGGCGATTAATGGATGATCAGGCCACGGAAGCTGACGAATCCGAGGGGGAGCCTTCACAAGAGGAGTCAGAAAATGAAAAACCAATGGAAATATCACGTCCTAAAAGACGACCGAAATTCGTCGTTTCCGACGACGAAGACGATGATCAGCCCGCAGTTGTTACTCAGACGCCCATGAAACCGGTGATCCCAGGCCTTGAACAACAGAGAACTCCCCTTATCCGGCTATCCCAAGCATTTGCTGCAACTCTCGCTGATAACCGGGAAGATGATAATGAGCAGGATTCCCTTGCCGTCCTCCGCAAGATACCAGAGTTTGACATGCAAGTTGGGGAACTCCTCGAAGCAGATTCCCAGGGAATTATCCACGAGAGTCAAGGACAAACCAGCGGAACACTTGATCTCCTTGCAGATTTTACTCAGAACGATGTCCGTGTGGCTGAATCCCCAGCTGCCAAGACAATGAGCGAGTATTCACAGATCCCAGAGCCGAGCCAGGACGTTGGATTTGTGATGTCTCCCTTCGATCAACAAAAACGCTTTTTAACTCAGCCTAAATCGACTATAGATACTGTGCTTGTATCTAAAGATGATTCTCCCATTGCAAAAATGGGAGGCAAGCGGTTAAGACGGGGTGCTTTGCATCAAATGTCAGATGCAGAAGATAGCTTTTTAGTCCGGCCCAGTGCATTCGACATCATGCGCAAGGCGGCTCGGAAACCAGTGACACCCTTCGACAAAAAGGCAAGCAAGGCAAAAGAGGTCGTTGACGAAGCTGCCGAAGAGTCCGAGGATGAATATGCAGGACTTGGTGGTGCAAGCGACGACGATTCGGGTGAGGAGGACGAGCTGGATTTAACTATGATCAACGATAACAGTGGAGAAATCGTGGATGAGCAGGAACTGGCTGCTCTGAATGC TGATCATGCCCGGCAAAGGGATGAAGGAGACGTGAACAAGCTTCTTCGAGACATTACCACTGGCGCCCTTCGTAGAAAACGCGGCATGGGCGATGAATTAGACCTCTCGGATTCTGACGATGAGCGCATCGCAGCTCGTCGCCGGGCTAAGCAACGAGAATTTGCAAAAATGCGGAAAGCCCTCCTTGCTGATGAAAACATCAACAAAATTGCGGAAGACCCCAAGAAGCAAGCGTTTTTGAAATCCATTGAGGATAGGGATATGGACGATATGTTTGATTTCCTCCGTGATGAATACGGTGAATCGAATTCAGATACGGGCGCATTAATCGGTGAAGGACTCGACGATAGTCAGAGTAAAAGTGAAGAGGGCATGCAAGATGGACGAAAACGCCCCTTGAATGCTGCTGGACCTGATTCGCTAAATCGTCCACCGGCTAAACTCCGTCGTACATCTAGACcgggaaagaaaaagccgTCCACTCTAGCAGAAATCCGCGCTCAGCTATCCTCTCTTATCGGCGAGTCAGGGTTGCACGATGCGGTGGAAGTCATACCAGATAGTCAGCCCGATATACCTCTCGACGACGAAGTCAGTTTtactaataaagaagactcaTACGATCGTCCCGAGGCTTTTCGATCCACTAATCCCCGCCGACGTGGCAGAGTAGTAGACCGCCTGTCTTTACGCAGAGCTGCATCCTCCAATGCTGCCCTGTCTGCGATTGCCGGGCCTGGACCCGGATCCGGATCTGGGTCGTCTTCATCGTCTAAAGTCGCCTTCCATAGTTCGACCACAGTCCCTGAATTCAAACGCCCGCCACCGTTGCTTCTCCGGCGCACTACAACAAATTCGTCAagttcctcttcctcctcttcgcGGCCCGGCGGCGCTGTCACGCCAGCTTCCATTGCAGTAGTGAAATCAGATGGTTCTGGTGCTAGTGGAGCCACAGTTAGCAAGAAAGGCGCTGTCAACTATTACGCAGCGGCAAGAGAAAAGGAACGAGAATTTCAATTAAAGAAGAACTTGATTCGAGAGAGCGTCGCAAGTAAGAAAGCGATGGAGGATCATAGGGCTAGGAGGGAAAAAGGTCTGGTGGGATTGCTGGGAGGTGCAAGCTGGGAATAA